From a region of the Rathayibacter sp. VKM Ac-2804 genome:
- a CDS encoding DNA starvation/stationary phase protection protein gives MSTASVTSLTSSNPDVASGVAQFLSPVVVEMTALAVNSKQAHWHVRGANFIGVHELLDVVVGHAIEWADLAAERVVALGLPVDARIQTVASATQTAPLTPGFQRSENAIVEVIGLMDVAITTVNTAIAELADIDASSQDVAIEIGRGLEKDRWFLFAHVSES, from the coding sequence ATGTCCACTGCATCCGTCACGTCGCTCACCTCGTCGAACCCGGACGTCGCATCCGGAGTCGCTCAGTTCCTCAGCCCGGTCGTCGTCGAGATGACCGCCCTGGCCGTCAACAGCAAGCAGGCGCACTGGCACGTGCGCGGCGCCAACTTCATCGGCGTGCACGAGCTGCTCGACGTCGTCGTCGGCCACGCCATCGAGTGGGCCGACCTGGCCGCCGAGCGCGTCGTCGCCCTCGGCCTCCCCGTCGACGCCCGCATCCAGACCGTCGCCTCGGCGACGCAGACCGCCCCGCTCACCCCGGGCTTCCAGCGCTCCGAGAACGCCATCGTCGAGGTCATCGGCCTGATGGACGTCGCGATCACCACGGTCAACACCGCGATCGCCGAGCTCGCCGACATCGACGCGAGCAGCCAGGACGTCGCGATCGAGATCGGCCGCGGTCTCGAGAAGGACCGCTGGTTCCTCTTCGCCCACGTCAGCGAGAGCTGA